A genome region from Magnolia sinica isolate HGM2019 chromosome 8, MsV1, whole genome shotgun sequence includes the following:
- the LOC131252789 gene encoding mannose-1-phosphate guanylyltransferase 1-like gives MKALILVGGFGMRLWPLTLSIPKPLVDFANKPMILHQIEALKAIGVTEVVLAINYQPEVMLNFLKEFESKLGMKITCSQENEPMGTAGPLALAKDKLLDGSGEPFFVLNSDVISEYPLRQMIEFHRAHGGEASIMVTKVDEPSKYGVVVMEEKTGKVEKFVEKPKIFVGNKINAGIYLLNPSVIDRIQLRPTSIEKEVFPKIAAEQKLYAMVLPGFWMDIGQPRDYITGLGLYLNSLRKNSPSRLAVGPHIVGNVLVHESAVIGEGCLIGPDVAIGPNCVVESGVRLSRCTVMRGVRIKKHACISSSIIGWHSTVGQWARVENMTILGEDVHLCDEIYSNGGVVLPHKEIKSSILKPEIVM, from the exons ATGAAGGCACTCATTCTCGTCGGAGGGTTCGGTATGCGTCTGTGGCCATTGACTCTCAGCATTCCGAAGCCGCTTGTGGATTTTGCTAACAAACCCATGATTCTGCATCAG attgAAGCTCTGAAAGCTATTGGAGTGACAGAAGTTGTTCTAGCCATCAATTACCAACCAGAG GTGATGCTGAACTTCTTGAAGGAATTCGAGAGCAAGCTGGGGATGAAGATCACTTGCTCGCAGGAGAACGAGCCAATGGGCACTGCAGGTCCCCTGGCTCTAGCCAAGGATAAGCTGCTAGATGGTTCCGGTGAGCCTTTCTTCGTACTCAACAGCGATGTTATCAGTGAGTACCCGCTCAGGCAAATGATCGAATTCCACAGAGCTCATGGTGGAGAGGCTTCAATAATGGTAACCAAG GTAGATGAACCATCAAAGTACGGCGTCGTGGTCATGGAGGAGAAGACTGGGAAAGTAGAGAAGTTTGTAGAGAAACCGAAGATCTTCGTGGGCAACAAGATTAATGCCGGGATCTACCTGCTGAATCCCTCCGTCATCGACCGGATCCAATTGCGGCCCACTTCGATTGAGAAAGAGGTCTTCCCTAAGATTGCTGCAGAGCAAAAGCTCTATGCAATGGTCTTACCTGGATTCTGGATGGACATTGGGCAGCCAAGGGATTACATCACAGGCCTGGGGTTGTATCTGAACTCCCTCCGGAAGAACTCTCCTTCCCGGCTAGCTGTCGGGCCCCACATTGTGGGGAACGTCCTGGTCCATGAGAGTGCAGTCATTGGGGAGGGCTGCCTGATTGGCCCAGACGTGGCGATCGGGCCGAACTGCGTGGTCGAGTCTGGGGTGAGGCTATCCCGGTGCACGGTCATGCGTGGGGTCCGCATCAAGAAACATGCGTGCATCTCCAGCAGCATCATCGGGTGGCACTCTACGGTGGGGCAGTGGGCCCGTGTCGAGAACATGACCATCCTTGGGGAGGACGTCCACCTATGCGATGAGATATACAGCAATGGTGGGGTTGTGCTGCCCCACAAGGAGATCAAATCCAGCATCCTGAAGCCTGAGATAGTCATGTGA